One genomic region from Longimicrobium sp. encodes:
- the moaC gene encoding cyclic pyranopterin monophosphate synthase MoaC, which produces MTEAGFTHLDEQGRPRMVDVGEKAVSRRLAVAEGHVRMAPETLAAIVEGRAPKGDVLGVARLAGIMGAKRTADLIPLCHPLPLDSVEVDLEPDAALPGVRAVATARVEAKTGVEMEALTAVTCALLTVYDMCKARDRGMQLGGIRLLRKEGGRSGTWTVETEGG; this is translated from the coding sequence ATGACCGAAGCGGGGTTCACCCACCTGGACGAGCAGGGCCGGCCACGCATGGTCGACGTCGGCGAAAAGGCGGTCAGCCGGCGCCTGGCGGTGGCCGAGGGGCACGTCCGCATGGCGCCGGAGACGCTCGCCGCCATCGTGGAAGGGAGGGCGCCCAAAGGAGATGTGCTGGGCGTGGCGCGCCTGGCCGGGATCATGGGCGCCAAGCGCACGGCGGACCTGATCCCCCTCTGCCACCCCCTCCCCCTGGACTCGGTAGAGGTCGATCTGGAGCCCGACGCGGCGCTCCCCGGCGTGCGGGCCGTGGCGACGGCGCGGGTGGAGGCGAAGACGGGGGTGGAGATGGAGGCGCTCACCGCGGTAACGTGCGCGCTGCTCACCGTTTACGACATGTGCAAGGCGCGCGACCGCGGGATGCAACTGGGCGGGATCCGGCTCCTGCGCAAGGAAGGCGGGCGCTCCGGAACCTGGACGGTGGAAACGGAAGGCGGCTGA
- a CDS encoding RHS repeat-associated core domain-containing protein, whose protein sequence is MLFRLAALLAVVALVCAGSTPAAAQQPCQSLNPRCTNYAPFVAVTPAGGTYTTPYVTVTVEFSDDSGLNFGSFQAKLNGHVIQGGLAGAGTEGSTVLGLDLAPGVNTLEVSVCDLTGKCDAGGGSYTYTQPPPAQWHADPLISLAPYSEGVRTVSPFDAVQTYTTPAYVSKDVPRSVTLVYTGAQAQARAFVQVDAFDNSQEKPATLSIQVLDAAGNPVTGERHYSVEGAATHRLAATWTAPHLPTGAYTYLVAVRSHWAGDTRTSTVPVRVLIVNEQGSRFGAGWSVAGLQRLHFRGDSVMVTNGDGSAVYFAKNGFTIWKRPEGEWSELTRPDSLWHRRWPDGTEAVFSGDGYLKYVTDRFQNTTSFSWTWTADGARVPYQIVDPVQQATTFAYHGANGTHSYKLGAIYDPGGRGTGFAYYDGQNNLTYVHEADQGVGLVLGYDGAHRLVSRANRDGGTWTYVYDAAGLVAADSLPTVTLEGGAQARPAVRFRAWETALLSPGPGAAPRVDSAAARAEVTDPRGAVTRLAFDRFFQPTRVEEPLGDTTLISRNEQGQPTTVVLPTGAVSRYQWEGASLTRSWDAESGGFTDYTYETAYNQLETVSSGGAVTTYHYGPRGELRKVRLGSDSTLFDYTPDWRILWSQDAAGHRTDYTYQPTGFRNLAEVRDLDASGSTRVVSYGYDSYGRAATVTDAAGTVQRFYDLINRDTAVSDPAGTTRLTYQETQLYRVTDAAGKAYTFHHNPLGWLTSEVDPNGRPRSFGYDVAGNVVRATDRRNRTVTFSHDSLGRVLARTADGATTTYEYGPDRRWVYAHNDVSADTIRFDERGRPTDEVTIFPGVPGGVFRRTSTWSEEGLRERLAYNAPGRTLPEIRFRYNASLQLDGILAFGAWTNLYYNDDAQVDTIWLPSGARQTFQYTGTHLPAQARWSVPGLDGRLGFRYGFDHLDRLLLRNNASGSTERRYSYDAVSRLTGFSHLVATPGDLVCENPWQPSTCYRPTEWVETDAAAYSYDAVGNRTDAGASLQPASNRYATFRGYGFAYDEEGNLTRKYNASYDQTLSWNSLGQLESVTTNGVTVFYGYNGFGQRVVRSVAGGSSTYSVYDGDDLLLEVDQNGTLLREFAHYPGIDRPHSLRAADGSVYYYATEYPGHVAGLFNSSNQVVNEYRHNPWGETEVVTEGVPQPLRYMARELDALTGLYYVRNRWYDPVLARFVSDDPIGLAGGINTYAYVGNSPTNYLDPLGLLRRDGCIDWYLITINRRTGQVVSETYVRTTCPEGGNGNEGHDEKNHRQCPLPPPLPPGASVDDNVSLALRAWWLRWVEGIGELLTMAWFRDMVGKNKPWDYQQSTGGLRPEYEDGGNFNYGATGRAVGFSRGDLLRAAGYVQSRNPSGSAAGDGHWWGRAPYGDERVDQAWIRQGIRYYEEGCYKK, encoded by the coding sequence ATGCTCTTCCGACTCGCCGCCCTCCTCGCGGTCGTGGCGCTCGTCTGCGCCGGGTCCACGCCCGCGGCCGCCCAGCAACCGTGCCAGTCGCTCAACCCTCGCTGCACGAACTACGCTCCTTTCGTGGCGGTCACGCCGGCCGGCGGGACGTACACGACCCCGTACGTGACGGTGACGGTGGAGTTCAGCGACGACTCGGGGCTGAACTTCGGGAGCTTCCAGGCGAAGCTGAACGGGCACGTGATCCAGGGCGGGCTGGCCGGCGCGGGGACGGAGGGCTCCACCGTCCTGGGCCTGGACCTGGCGCCGGGGGTGAACACGCTGGAGGTCAGCGTCTGCGACCTGACCGGGAAGTGCGACGCGGGGGGCGGCAGCTACACCTACACGCAGCCGCCCCCGGCGCAGTGGCACGCGGACCCGCTCATCAGCCTGGCGCCGTACAGCGAGGGCGTGCGGACGGTCTCGCCGTTCGACGCGGTGCAGACCTACACGACTCCCGCGTACGTGAGCAAGGACGTGCCGCGCTCGGTCACCCTGGTCTACACGGGCGCGCAGGCGCAGGCGCGCGCCTTCGTGCAGGTGGACGCCTTCGACAACTCGCAGGAGAAGCCGGCGACCCTCTCCATCCAGGTGCTGGACGCCGCCGGGAACCCGGTCACGGGCGAGCGGCACTACAGCGTCGAGGGGGCGGCCACCCACCGCCTGGCGGCCACCTGGACCGCGCCCCACCTTCCCACCGGCGCCTACACCTACCTCGTGGCGGTACGCTCCCACTGGGCGGGCGACACGCGGACTTCGACCGTCCCCGTGCGGGTGCTGATCGTCAACGAGCAGGGGAGCCGCTTCGGGGCGGGGTGGTCGGTGGCGGGGCTGCAGCGCCTGCACTTCCGCGGCGACAGCGTGATGGTGACCAACGGCGACGGCTCGGCGGTCTACTTCGCCAAGAACGGCTTCACCATCTGGAAGCGGCCCGAAGGGGAGTGGAGCGAGCTGACCCGGCCCGACTCGCTCTGGCACCGCCGCTGGCCCGACGGCACCGAGGCGGTCTTCTCCGGCGACGGTTACCTGAAGTACGTGACCGACCGCTTCCAGAACACCACTTCCTTCTCCTGGACCTGGACCGCCGACGGCGCGCGGGTCCCGTACCAGATCGTCGACCCGGTGCAGCAGGCGACCACCTTCGCCTACCACGGGGCGAACGGGACCCACTCGTACAAGCTCGGCGCCATCTACGACCCCGGCGGGCGCGGCACCGGCTTCGCGTACTACGACGGGCAGAACAACCTCACCTACGTCCACGAGGCGGACCAGGGGGTCGGGCTCGTGCTCGGCTACGACGGCGCCCACCGCCTGGTCTCGCGCGCCAACCGCGACGGCGGAACCTGGACGTACGTCTACGACGCGGCGGGCCTGGTGGCGGCGGACAGCCTCCCCACCGTCACGCTGGAGGGCGGAGCGCAGGCGCGGCCCGCCGTGCGCTTCCGCGCGTGGGAGACGGCCCTGCTCTCGCCCGGCCCGGGCGCCGCCCCGCGCGTGGACAGCGCCGCCGCGCGCGCCGAGGTGACCGACCCGCGGGGCGCCGTCACCCGCCTGGCGTTCGACCGCTTCTTCCAGCCCACGCGCGTGGAGGAGCCGCTGGGCGACACCACGCTCATCAGCCGCAACGAACAAGGACAGCCGACGACGGTGGTGCTCCCCACCGGGGCGGTCTCGCGGTACCAGTGGGAAGGGGCCAGCCTGACGCGCTCCTGGGATGCGGAAAGCGGCGGCTTCACCGACTACACCTACGAGACGGCCTACAACCAGCTGGAAACCGTATCGTCGGGCGGGGCCGTGACCACCTACCACTACGGCCCGCGAGGCGAGCTGCGAAAGGTCAGGCTCGGCTCCGACTCCACGCTCTTCGACTACACGCCGGACTGGCGCATCCTGTGGTCGCAGGACGCCGCCGGCCACCGCACCGACTACACCTACCAGCCCACCGGCTTCCGCAACCTGGCCGAGGTGCGCGACCTGGACGCGAGCGGCTCGACGCGGGTGGTCAGCTACGGCTACGATTCGTACGGCCGCGCCGCGACGGTCACCGATGCGGCGGGAACGGTGCAGCGTTTCTACGACCTGATCAACCGCGACACCGCCGTGAGCGACCCGGCCGGGACCACGCGGCTCACTTACCAGGAAACGCAGCTGTACCGGGTGACCGACGCGGCCGGGAAGGCGTACACCTTCCACCACAACCCGCTCGGCTGGCTCACGTCGGAGGTGGACCCGAACGGGCGGCCCCGCAGCTTCGGGTACGACGTGGCGGGCAACGTGGTGCGGGCCACGGACCGCCGCAACCGGACCGTCACCTTCAGCCACGACAGCCTGGGCCGGGTGCTGGCCCGCACGGCCGACGGAGCGACCACCACCTACGAGTATGGCCCGGACCGGCGCTGGGTGTACGCGCACAACGACGTGAGCGCCGACACGATCCGGTTCGACGAACGCGGGCGGCCCACCGACGAGGTGACGATCTTTCCGGGCGTGCCCGGCGGAGTTTTCCGGCGCACGTCCACCTGGAGCGAGGAGGGCCTGCGCGAGAGGCTGGCGTACAACGCCCCGGGGCGCACCCTGCCGGAGATCCGCTTCCGCTACAACGCCTCGCTGCAGCTCGACGGCATCCTGGCGTTCGGCGCCTGGACCAACCTCTACTACAACGACGACGCGCAGGTCGACACCATCTGGCTGCCCAGCGGCGCGCGGCAGACCTTCCAGTACACGGGCACGCACCTGCCCGCGCAGGCGCGCTGGAGCGTGCCGGGGCTGGACGGCAGGCTCGGCTTCCGGTACGGCTTCGACCACCTGGACCGTCTGCTGCTGCGCAACAACGCCTCGGGCAGCACCGAGCGCCGCTACTCGTACGACGCGGTGAGCCGGCTCACCGGCTTCAGCCACCTCGTCGCCACGCCCGGCGACCTGGTGTGCGAGAATCCCTGGCAGCCGAGCACGTGCTACCGGCCGACCGAGTGGGTGGAGACCGACGCGGCCGCGTACTCGTACGACGCGGTGGGGAACCGCACCGACGCCGGGGCGTCGCTGCAGCCCGCGAGCAACCGGTACGCCACCTTCCGCGGCTACGGCTTCGCGTACGACGAGGAAGGCAACCTCACCCGCAAGTACAACGCGAGCTACGACCAGACGCTCTCCTGGAACAGCCTGGGCCAGCTCGAGAGCGTGACCACCAACGGTGTGACCGTCTTCTACGGGTACAACGGCTTCGGCCAGCGGGTGGTCCGCAGCGTGGCGGGCGGCTCGTCCACCTACTCGGTGTACGACGGCGACGACCTGCTGCTGGAGGTGGACCAGAACGGCACCCTGCTGCGGGAGTTCGCCCACTACCCGGGGATCGACCGTCCGCACAGCCTGCGCGCGGCGGACGGCTCGGTCTACTACTATGCGACCGAGTATCCCGGGCACGTCGCGGGCCTCTTCAACTCCAGCAACCAGGTGGTGAACGAGTACCGTCACAACCCGTGGGGGGAGACGGAGGTGGTCACCGAGGGTGTGCCGCAGCCGCTGCGCTACATGGCGCGGGAACTGGACGCGCTCACGGGGCTGTACTACGTGCGCAACCGCTGGTACGACCCGGTGCTGGCGCGCTTCGTCAGCGATGATCCGATCGGGCTGGCGGGAGGGATCAACACGTACGCCTACGTTGGGAACAGTCCCACGAACTACCTTGATCCCCTGGGACTGCTACGGCGGGATGGCTGCATCGACTGGTATCTGATCACCATCAACCGGAGGACCGGCCAGGTCGTCAGCGAAACGTATGTGCGTACCACCTGTCCCGAGGGAGGCAATGGGAACGAGGGACATGACGAAAAGAATCACAGACAATGTCCTCTCCCGCCCCCGCTCCCGCCGGGCGCGAGTGTCGACGACAACGTGAGTCTTGCGCTTCGTGCATGGTGGCTCCGCTGGGTCGAGGGGATCGGAGAGTTGTTGACGATGGCCTGGTTCCGTGACATGGTCGGGAAGAACAAGCCCTGGGACTATCAGCAAAGCACGGGAGGGCTGCGCCCCGAGTACGAGGACGGAGGGAACTTCAACTACGGCGCCACTGGGCGCGCGGTGGGGTTTTCGAGGGGAGATCTGCTGCGGGCCGCCGGATACGTCCAATCCAGAAATCCGTCGGGATCGGCCGCGGGAGACGGGCATTGGTGGGGAAGGGCCCCGTACGGCGACGAGCGCGTCGACCAGGCCTGGATCCGACAGGGGATTCGCTACTACGAGGAAGGATGTTACAAGAAATGA